The genomic segment AGATCAAGAAAGGTCTGCGCGATCGTACCATCGCCAACGAAATCGTTCTGGCTACCTGTGGTTCTGCGTTCAAGAACAAGGGCGTGCAGGCGGTGCTGGATGCGGTCATCGAATTCCTGCCGGCCCCGGATGAGGTTAAAGCCATCCGCGGTGAGGTGGATGACGAAGGTACCGAGGAAACCCGTCCGGTTGACGACGATGCTCCGTTCGCCGCACTGGCGTTCAAGATCGCTACCGACCCGTTCGTAGGCACCCTGACCTTCTTCCGGGTTTACTCCGGTAAGCTGGAATCCGGTAATGCGGTATTTAACTCGGTCAAGGGCAAGAAAGAGCGTGTGGGCCGTATGGTACAGATGCACGCCAACGACCGTGAAGAGATCAAAGAAGTTCTGGCGGGCGACATCGCTGCGGCGATCGGCCTGAAGAACGTAACCACCGGTGACACCCTGTGTGACGAGAATAACAAGATTATCCTCGAGCGCATGGAATTCCCGGAGCCGGTTATCTCCGTTGCGGTAGAGCCGAAGTCCAAAGCTGACCAGGAGAAGATGGGTGTTGCCCTGGGTAAACTGGCCCAGGAAGATCCGTCTTTCCGTGTTCGCACCGACGAAGAGTCCGGCCAGACCATCATCTCCGGTATGGGTGAGCTTCACCTGGACATCATCGTTGACCGTATGCGTCGCGAGTTCAAGGTAGAAGCAAATATCGGTAAGCCGCAGGTTGCGTACCGTGAGTGCATCCGCAAGCCGGTTGACGTTGAAGGCAAGTTTGTTCGTCAGTCCGGTGGTCGTGGTCAGTACGGTCACGTAAAAGTGAAGTTTGAGCCGCTGCCTCTGGATGATGAAGATGGCGAGAACTTCATCTTTGTGAACGAGATCGTTGGTGGTGTGGTTCCCAAGGAATACATCCCGGCTGTTCAGCAGGGTATCGAAGAGCAGATGCAGAACGGCTGTCTGGCCGGCTACCCGCTGCTGGGTATCAAAGCGACGCTTTACGATGGTTCCTACCACGACGTTGACTCCAACGAGATGGCGTTCAAAATCGCTGGTTCCATGGCGATGAAGAAAGGCGCCCTTGAAGCGAATCCTGCCCTTCTTGAGCCGATCATGAAGGTTGAGGTTGTTACCCCTGAAGATTACATGGGTGACGTTGTTGGCGACCTGAACCGTCGTCGCGGCCTTGTGCAGGGTATGGATGAGAGCCCGGCGGGCAAGGTCATCCGTGCAGAAGTTCCGT from the Marinobacter sp. LQ44 genome contains:
- the fusA gene encoding elongation factor G, translating into MARKTPIKRYRNIGICAHVDAGKTTTTERILYYTGRSHKMGETHDGASTTDWMEQEQERGITITSAAVTTFWQGMDKQYPEHRINIIDTPGHVDFTIEVERSLRVLDGAVVVFCGSSGVEPQSETVWRQANKYEVPRMVFVNKMDRAGANFMRVVEQIRNRLGATTVPIQLPIGAEDDFEGIVDLLRMKAIYWNDADQGMTYELRDIPESMMAEAEKAREQMIEAAAEANEEYMDKYLEGEELTYEEIKKGLRDRTIANEIVLATCGSAFKNKGVQAVLDAVIEFLPAPDEVKAIRGEVDDEGTEETRPVDDDAPFAALAFKIATDPFVGTLTFFRVYSGKLESGNAVFNSVKGKKERVGRMVQMHANDREEIKEVLAGDIAAAIGLKNVTTGDTLCDENNKIILERMEFPEPVISVAVEPKSKADQEKMGVALGKLAQEDPSFRVRTDEESGQTIISGMGELHLDIIVDRMRREFKVEANIGKPQVAYRECIRKPVDVEGKFVRQSGGRGQYGHVKVKFEPLPLDDEDGENFIFVNEIVGGVVPKEYIPAVQQGIEEQMQNGCLAGYPLLGIKATLYDGSYHDVDSNEMAFKIAGSMAMKKGALEANPALLEPIMKVEVVTPEDYMGDVVGDLNRRRGLVQGMDESPAGKVIRAEVPLSEMFGYATDLRSATQGRASYAMEFSRYAEAPSNIAEAIIKKG